The following nucleotide sequence is from Allocatelliglobosispora scoriae.
TCGGGCGGGTGCAGGCCGACAAGACCACCCGGCTGGTCCGGGGCGACCGCGAGGCGTTCGGCCTGCATGGCCGCTCCGCCGAGCAGCGCATCGCCCTCGACCTGCTCCTCGACGACTCGGTGGGCATCGTCTCGCTGGGCGGCCGAGCCGGCACGGGCAAGTCGGCGCTGGCGCTCTGCGCCGGTCTGGAGCAGGTGATGGAGCGGCGCAAGCACCGCAAGGTGATCGTGTTCCGCCCGCTCTACGCCGTCGGCGGCCAGGAGCTGGGCTACCTGCCCGGCAGCGAGGCCGAGAAGATGTCGCCCTGGGCGCAGGCGGTCTTCGACACGCTCGGCGCGGTCGTGCACGACAACGTCCTGGACGAGGTGATGGCACGCGGCCTGATCGAGGTCCTGCCGCTCACCCACATCCGGGGCCGGAGCCTGCACGACGCGTTCGTCATCGTCGATGAGGCGCAGTCGTTGGAGCGTAACGTCCTGCTGACCGTGCTCTCGCGGATCGGTCAGGGATCACGGGTCGTGCTGACCCACGATGTTGCTCAGCGTGACAATCTGCGCGTGGGGCGTCACGACGGAGTCACCGCGGTCATCGAAGCATTTAAGGGTCACCCGCTCTTCGCGCACGTGACGCTGACCCGTTCCGAGCGATCTCCGATCGCGGAGATGGTCACCGACCTGTTGGAGGACATCCCCCAATAGCCTTACCCCTCGTCCGGATTGCGGGCGATTTGTGGCGTGACAGCTGCCACAGTCGCCCGCCCGAGGGATGCACGGCGCCGGATGGCTAGGCAGGGTAGTCGGGGTCACCCCCAGACTGTGGCCAACGGAGACCGTCGTTAGAGGTCGATCTTCGTCGCGCCACGGCCTCCGACGAAGGGATTACCCCCCGTGACGAGACCATCCCTCGGTCGATTAGGCATTCGCGCCCTCGCGATCGCCGTACTCGCCAGTGGCATCGGCGCCGGACTATATCTCGACCAGCCGGACCGTCCGGTGACCGCCGTTTTCGGCAGCGAGCTCACCGCAGCCGAGGTGGAGCTGGCCAAGCAGGGCGTGCGCGACTCCGCTGTGGAACGGGAGAAGCTCGCCGAGGCCGCCAGAGCGCAGGCCGCCGCGGCAGCGGCACTCGCCGCTGCCCGAGTGAAGGCTGCGAACGACGAGGCGAGCCGGCGTGGTGCCGCCCGCAACACCGGCGGCTCGACCACACCGACGAAGCCGCCCGTCTACGGGCCGATCCCGGCCTCCTGCAACGCGTACAAGGGCGCTCGCGCGACCGGTTGTGCGCTGCTGCTCAAGGCCGGCTTCGGGCTCGACCAGATGCCGTGCCTCGACAAGCTCTGGAAGCGCGAGAGCGGCTGGAACTACAAGGCCTACAACGAGGGCTCCGGCGCCTTCGGCATCCCGCAGGCGCTCCCCGGCGACAAGATGAAGTCGGCCGGCGCGGACTGGAAGACCAACCCGGCCACGCAGATCAAGTGGGGCCTCGGCTACATCAAGGGCCGCTACAAGACGCCGTGCAAGGCCTGGCAGCACTCCGAGGATGTGGGTTGGTACTAAAACGTCCTTAAACCTCCTATATGACCGTTACGCTGACCCCAGGTGATCCAAGGGGGTAGCGATGCGGCTGTGGCGTGTGGTGCGGGCGGGGACGGTTGGGATCGCGGTAGTGCTCGCCACGGCGGCATGGACCGAATCGACGGCCGGCCCCGCCACGCCGGACAATCGCATCGAGGTGGTGGGCGGCACGCAGGCCGGTGCACACGCCTACCCGTGGATGGTCCACCTCTCCACCGGCTGTGGCGGTTCGCTGATCAAGCCCGGCTTCGTCCTCACGGCCGCGCACTGCGTCGGCTCCAGCGCATCGTCGATCACGGTCCTGGCCGGCTCCGCCGACCTCGACGACCCGAACATCCATGTGGTACGCGGGGCGTCGCTCAAGCGGGCACCCGGCTTCGACGACGTGACGCTCGGCGATGACTGGGCCGTCATCCGCCTGCGCGAGGAGCTGCCGCTGCCGACCCTGTCGATCGCCTCCGGCACGGGTTACGACAGCGGCACGTTCACCGTGATGGGCTGGGGCTCCACCAGCGAGGGCTCGATGCGGCAGCAGCGCTTCCTCCGGGTCGCCACGGTGCCGTTCGTCTCGGACGGGAGTTGCGGGTCGGCGTACCGGAAGGCCGGTTATTCCTTCGTGCCCGGTGACATGCTCTGCGCGGGCAACGGCGGCAAGGACACCTGTCAGGGTGATTCGGGCGGGCCGATGGTCCACGCGACCGCCAGCGGTTATGTGCAGGTCGGCATCGTCAGCTGGGGTGTCGGCTGCGCGCGCAGACAGTACCCGGGCGTCTACACCCAGGTGTCGCACTTCGCGGCCGCCATTCGAGCGGCCGTTGAGGACCTTTCCTGACGGCTCCAGGAGCCTTATGGTGGGGCATGCGTGAGATCGATGTGGCGGTCATCGGGGCGGGCCCCACGGGGCTCTTCGCCGCCTACTACGCGGGTTTCCGCGGCCTCAGCACCGTCGTCGTCGATGCGCTCCCGGAGCCCGGCGGCCAGGTCACGGCGATGTACCCGGAGAAGCTGATCTTCGACGTGGCGGGCTTCCCCGCCATCCGCGGCCGCGAGCTCGTCGCCAACCTCGTCGAGCAGGCCGCCGCCTTCCACCCGGAGTACCAGCTCGGCACGCGGGCGGAGACGATCACCTACGTCGACGGTCTGCCCGAGCTCACGCTCACCAACGGCGAGCGCTTCCGCTGCGGCTCGGTGCTGATCACGGGCGGGATGGGGTCGTTCACCCCGCGCCCACTGCCCGCTGCGGCGGACTTCACCGGCTCGGGCATCGTCTTCTTCGTGCCGCGCCTCGCCGATCTGGCCGGCCACGACGTGGTGATCGTCGGCGGTGGCGACTCGGCCTTCGACTGGGCGCTCGCGCTCGCCGACATCGCCAAGAGCGTCACGCTGGTGCACCGCCGCGACAAGTTCCGCGCGCACGCCGCGACCATCGACAGGGTGAAGACCCTGCCGGTCCGCATCATCGTCAACGCCGAGGTCAGCAAGATCCTCGGCGGTGCCACTGTGGAGGCCGTGGAGGTGACGCCGAAGGGCGGGGTCGCCGAGTCGATCCCGGTCCAGACGATCGTCGCCGCGCTCGGCTTCACCGCCGACCTGGGCCCGATCGCCGAGTGGGGGCTCGCCCTCGACAAGCGGCACATCCTCGTCGACTCCACCATGGCGACGAACCTGCAGCGGATCTTCGCGGCCGGCGACATCGTGGAGTACCCGGGCAAGGTGCGGCTGATCGCGACCGGCTTCGGCGAGGCGGCCACGGCGGTCAACAACGCCGCGGTCATCATCAACCCCGATGCGCACCTCTTCCCCGGCCACAGCAGCGGCGGGACCGCCGACTAGCGCAGTCCCAGGTAATCCGCCAGTTCGGTGAGCTGGTGGTCGAGGATCGCGCCCTGGTTGGGGAAGT
It contains:
- a CDS encoding PhoH family protein; this encodes MVASATQSSHDEPRHTFVLDTSVLLADPAAAFRFAEHEVVLPLVVISELEGKRHHPELGWFAREALRRLDELRVRHGRLDEPIRINDAGGTLRVELNHSDSASLPIGLRNGSNDTRILAVALGLAADGLRVTLVSKDMPLRVKAAAVGLPADEYRHGQAADPTWSGLVEVGIGDDDLQALYNGESIDLDGAAGLPVHTGLVLSTGRASALGRVQADKTTRLVRGDREAFGLHGRSAEQRIALDLLLDDSVGIVSLGGRAGTGKSALALCAGLEQVMERRKHRKVIVFRPLYAVGGQELGYLPGSEAEKMSPWAQAVFDTLGAVVHDNVLDEVMARGLIEVLPLTHIRGRSLHDAFVIVDEAQSLERNVLLTVLSRIGQGSRVVLTHDVAQRDNLRVGRHDGVTAVIEAFKGHPLFAHVTLTRSERSPIAEMVTDLLEDIPQ
- a CDS encoding aggregation-promoting factor C-terminal-like domain-containing protein, with amino-acid sequence MTRPSLGRLGIRALAIAVLASGIGAGLYLDQPDRPVTAVFGSELTAAEVELAKQGVRDSAVEREKLAEAARAQAAAAAALAAARVKAANDEASRRGAARNTGGSTTPTKPPVYGPIPASCNAYKGARATGCALLLKAGFGLDQMPCLDKLWKRESGWNYKAYNEGSGAFGIPQALPGDKMKSAGADWKTNPATQIKWGLGYIKGRYKTPCKAWQHSEDVGWY
- a CDS encoding S1 family peptidase, with the translated sequence MRLWRVVRAGTVGIAVVLATAAWTESTAGPATPDNRIEVVGGTQAGAHAYPWMVHLSTGCGGSLIKPGFVLTAAHCVGSSASSITVLAGSADLDDPNIHVVRGASLKRAPGFDDVTLGDDWAVIRLREELPLPTLSIASGTGYDSGTFTVMGWGSTSEGSMRQQRFLRVATVPFVSDGSCGSAYRKAGYSFVPGDMLCAGNGGKDTCQGDSGGPMVHATASGYVQVGIVSWGVGCARRQYPGVYTQVSHFAAAIRAAVEDLS
- a CDS encoding NAD(P)/FAD-dependent oxidoreductase gives rise to the protein MREIDVAVIGAGPTGLFAAYYAGFRGLSTVVVDALPEPGGQVTAMYPEKLIFDVAGFPAIRGRELVANLVEQAAAFHPEYQLGTRAETITYVDGLPELTLTNGERFRCGSVLITGGMGSFTPRPLPAAADFTGSGIVFFVPRLADLAGHDVVIVGGGDSAFDWALALADIAKSVTLVHRRDKFRAHAATIDRVKTLPVRIIVNAEVSKILGGATVEAVEVTPKGGVAESIPVQTIVAALGFTADLGPIAEWGLALDKRHILVDSTMATNLQRIFAAGDIVEYPGKVRLIATGFGEAATAVNNAAVIINPDAHLFPGHSSGGTAD